From the Hordeum vulgare subsp. vulgare chromosome 1H, MorexV3_pseudomolecules_assembly, whole genome shotgun sequence genome, the window GTGTTAACTCTACTCACAATGTTATTCTTTTCTTGTAGGGATATTGTATTTAACAACGAAGGGATCCACTTGAAGATAATTAGATTGACTACATTGACATGGATACTAGAAGAAAGATCTTGATGGCACAGAACAAATTAGAAAATATCCTCTAATGTGCTTAAAAATTGAGTGTAGCACTTAATTAATGCATGTTTGTGCAATCTTGAATTTGTTGCCTTCCAGTGAGCCTCCGATGTTCCTCCAACtacacaagaagaacaagaatcatTCGTTGGTAGCATCATGTGTGCCCAATTTGATATCCTAACGCCGACCACTGTCTATGCGAGGGGTACTTGCTCATGAATTAAGGGCGAGGAAGACAACGAAAAGAAGGCAGGTTCGAATGAGAAGAAATCCCAAATGATAATACTCTAACTGATAGGTATTAGGGGCATATGTAAAAGGTCTagaagtaccccccccccccctccccctcccaagAAAAAGGTATGCAATGTttttcatactccctccgtttctaaataaaagtccttttagaaatttcactaggcggctacatacgaagcaaaatgaatgaatttatactcaaaagtatgtctatatacatttgtacGTAGTTCCttagtgaaacctcttaaaagaattacatttaggaacggagtGGGTAGaaatcttatattagtttacaaaaGGAGTACTAAGAAAGAAACTTAATGtcttttgtaaaaaaaaaatGTGTGCATGAATTTTATATTCCATCAAAACAACACTCACCCGAGAGCTCCTAAAAAAGGAAACTAATAATTAGCTGCCATTTTTATACGTATTAAATGTGGTACATGAATTTTATACAAGAGAACAATCGTGTATTATCGACCAAACACAttacctcaaaaaaaaaaaaaaccaaaCACATATAATCACGACGCATGCAGTGCCCCTGCAAGGTTAGCTTGCAATgcagcatgtcttgaagaagtgAAGGGCCTGTGGTACTCTATACAGCATGGCACCATCTCGAGCAAAGCTAGCACCTAGCAGGCCAGCCAGGAGGACACTAGCTCGGGCAAACCCATGAAAAGAAATCCTGACATCTTCAGTTCAGACGCGTCAGTGCAGTGCAGTGCAGTTCACGGTGAGCGCAGCTCGCTGACAAATCCAGCCCGCCGTCGCACGTACGTGCCGTGTACTAGGACGTGTTGCTCCCAGCAGCTGGGCTCATGTAGACGACGTGCTGCAGGGGCCTCGCCGGCGTGGAGGAGCAGGACATGGCGGGGCTCTTCTTGACGATGGGGATGAGCGACTGCACCACGTCCGTCATCAGCGGCCGGTACTCCGCCTTGGTCTGGATGCACATCGCCGCGATCGCCGCcacctgcatgcatgcatgcgtccaccattaaaaaaaaagagaagaagaagaagctcggaGCTGCTTCGATCCATGGCGGAAATCGACCGATCATGCATGGAGGGGGGCGCTGGTCACCCACCTGGATGAGGTCCTTGACGGCGAACTGCCCTTTCAGGGCCGGGTCCACCATCTGCACGAGCCTCTCGCGGTTCGTCAGCCGTGGAAGAGCCTGTTATTATGTTATTACAACGCACGTACATTAGTCGTTTACTAAGTACCGATTTCCACGTCATGAAAACCATGGAGTATAATGGCATGCAGATTCGGTGATGTTTCAGGGCGCCCCAGCAGCTGCTTACACAAGAAAGGGGTTCTGTTATTATACCAGTGTCCCCTGCTTCCGTTGCAAGCAAGCGAACAGAGCTATGcctgtgttgttgttgctggtcctAATCTCGCTGCTACAGTGCTATGATTAGCCTACACTGCATTTATGCTACGTGTCGAACATGTATCTCGGTGACCACATGTGCACATGGTTGCAGCCGATGATACTGATACGGGTCCTAGGTGGCTAAGACAAACCACATGTGGAAACGGTACGCTGCTGAATAGTGTGGTGAGTTGTACACTGACCCATGAAACCAGGACGTGCTGTCCCGGCGGCCGCTGCGTGTCCACCGGCACCCGGCCGGTCAGCAGCTCCAGCAGCACCACCCCGTAGCTGTACACGTCCGACTTGGTCGTCAGCTTCCCCGTCGACGCGTACCTGCAAACCAGTAACAGAGCATCGATCAGCCATTGATCTTGTTAATCAGAAGCCGGCAAAATAGTTCGTTTAACGTACTCTGGCGCGAGGTAGCCGGTGGTGCCGAGGACGCGGGTGACGACCTGGCCGTTGGCCTTGTTGGAGCCGACCTTGGCGGTGCCGAAGTCGGAGACGCGGGCGCGGTAGTTGTGGTCGAGGAGGACGTTGCTGCAGTTGAAGTCGCGGTGGATGACGGCGGGGGAGGTGTGCTCGTGGAGGAACTCCAGCGCGCGGGCGCAGTCCAGCGCGATGCCCAGCCGCGTCTGCCAGTCCAGCGCCGGCCGCGCGTCCACGCCGGCGGCGGGGTGCAGGTGGCCCTTGAGGCTGCCGTTGGGCATGAACTCGAACACCAGCAGCCGGTGGCTCTGGTCAGCGCAGTACCCCAGCAGGCCCACCAGGTGCGGCGAGTGCATCCGGCTCAGCAGGTCCACCTGTAATGTAATCAACCGTAGTAACCAAATGATCGATGGGATTGCATGCATGGCTCCATCAACACTCTGATCGTTATTGATGTGGATGGGGTTACGCCAAATCTGGAAAACTAAAGTTAATGCCTTGAACAGGCTTGATTAAGGCGCCTATTTTGCGGCTATAAACATGGAAAAAGAGTGCAAAAGAAGCAAGAACGTCGACCCCCAAATGGCACGTGCGGGCGCCGTTCGCCTCCGATTCATGGATGGAATCGGCCGAACAGAGAAACATTGCAGCACCAGCGCTCAGGTGTGTCAGTCACCGCTTATGACTTGCTAACGGCAGGTACATAGATAGTATCAACAGCTAGGCAGTATAAGCCCCGGGCTAGCTAGGCAATCAAACACATGGACCTGTGCAGGTGGTGTCAGGTTATTCATCTTCAAGTCAACCAGCCACAGACGAGCATATGCATACATATACATATGCATTGCATTGCCCGTGAACGAACTAGACCCACACGACACGCGCTATTGCAGTCTTGCAGACAACATATCACCCAATCCCACACGCGACGTTAAAATACAGCGCAGTCAATTCTACGTGGCGCAGTGATCTGCGACAGGAGCGCCCAATTTGGCCACGGGAACTGAGGGCGGCAtgtttggttcatgactaacttTGCCACAACTAACCTTAGACAAAGTATGGCTGCCATGAAAGGTGTGGCTAACAAAATAAACATCACAAGTGTGATAAGATTTGGCAAAAAATTAAATCTATGACATATGGACCATATACCTATAAAAGTGTGGCAAGTCATACGTGTGGCAATGAACCAAACTCATGCCTAAAGTATTATGGCATGACTaaggttagagcatctctagtagaaccctcaaacccttaaatctaaaatcagttttaagggttgagaattgcccacttttgacacttttaagggttgaaaaacaggggcaaagactagaaccctcaaacccaacccttataacggaatattccgttataagggttgggtttgagggttctagtctttgccccaacccttaaaactgtcatttggcactgcataattttcactagacaaacataataaaccttcaaacaaacacggaaataaagatatgcatggtttaatagtttttacatcacacaatcatcatcttccccccTCTCATCGACACCATCACCAAAAAGTTGCACTTTGCGCCATTTCCTAGACCATGCATGACCCTCCACCAGGCTCCTGAGCAAGTCATATGAACTGAATTTTGTTCACAGAAAAGAGTACTCGAGGAGTACATGGAGTTGATACACTGAATTTTGTTTGCAGTAGATGCACTGTGATGATCTCTGCATCACCATAAAAGTGCAGATACAAAGCCAGATGATTTGCTTATTATAGTGAACTACTGAACATTTGTTAAATCATTTGTACAACTAAATGATTTTTTTCAGTGCTGTGTATTTAAATGAATCTTTTGCTGTTACTTTCTGGAGTATTTAAATGAAAGGGGAGTATAAATACTGTTTAGTTAAAATGGAACTTTGCTGTTTTGGATTTTCCAGTAGCTTAAAATTCTTGTTATGTGCTTTGCTGAATTTAAATGGAGTAAATCAGTGTAAACTGAAGATTTTTCAGTGGCAGGGGCGGGAGCGGCGGCCCGGGCTGGCGCGGACGGAGGCGGTGGCAGGCCTGCCCGCCGCCGCTTGGCCCCAACGGtggcgggggcggccggggctggCGCTGCGGCGGGCGCAGGGGCGGGCGAGGGCCGCCGCTTGGCCGGGGCGGGCGCGGCCGGGGCCGGGGCGGGCGCatcggcggccggggcggggacggggccggcaggggcgggcgcggccggggccggggcgggcgcggcggcggcggggggctcaatagcggcggcgggggcgaggcgGGCGCGAGGAAGGCGACGGTTGGGAGACGGGATCGATCCCGCGCTGGAGCTGAAGTGGAGTGCGCAAAACtagtttgagggttggacctctaaaaatatttacaggtttaagggtttaagggttctagtctacgccgtttttcggacgaaaactgtaaaaaacggttatttttaagggtttggagGTTTGAGGGCTGTACTAGATTTGCTCTTAGGTGTGGCAATCTTAGGCTCCCTGAATATGCCAGTCTAGTCCAAAATATGGGTTTGACCGATGAGACAATGCTACAAGAGACTGTCCCAGACTGATTGTTTTTCCATAAGTTAAAGTTGATTAGCCTGTGATGTGAGCCTAGGCCAGGTTCACTATACTAGCCTGAAATGATTCAGCGAGCCAGCCAGGGCGATAAGACCACGATTTGGTAGCAGAGCAGGGTCACGTACGTAGCAGTACACCTCCCCTGCCCGAATGGCAAGGGCAGCAGGGCACGGCCCGGCCCTCCAGGGAGCAAGCGACCCTTTTTCCCGTGCCGCGGCAAGTTGCGCATGATCCGCCAAACGAACGTAGGAGGTAGGCACGGGCACCGCTATTCTGCCACGGTTTGGCCTTGCTGACCCCGCAAGACGCACCCGCTATTCTGCCGATGCTGGTGGTGATGCGTCTCTCTCACTCCCAACCCAACTAAAGACAACACCAACACTCTGTCGCCATGGCCACGGAATGACCCAACCAGGCGTACTTGGATGCCTTCCAAGGTTACGTACGCGTGCCACAACCTCCCCCGATCCACCCGTGCACGCACGATCCATCCCAGTCCCAGCCGCTCATCGACAACGAACAGCAGCAACAACCACGTACTCCAATCCAACGAACCACCCCCTccctgctcctgctgctgctcctgctgctggtGATGGATCAGTCGCGTTGCGTGTAGAAACTAAACTTAAGGTTGGTACGCGAAACAAAGGCGGCGTGCGCACATGGACATGGACATGGACATGGACATGGGCATGAGACGTGAGCCGATAGATGTGGGATACGCATGTGCGGGTTGAAGAGATTACCTGGACGCGGAACTCGCGCTCGCCCTGGCGGCGGGGGTCGAGCTGCAGGCGCTTGACGGCGGCCGGTGTGCCGTCGCCGAGGCGGCCGCGGAAGACGACGCCGTACGCGCCCCGACCCAGCACGTTGCCCTCGCCGAACCCGTCCGTGGCGCGCTCCAGCTCCCTGTACGTGAACACCTGCGCCCCCCTGCTCCGCGGCTGCACCACCGCCAGCCCCAGCGGCCCCAGCCGCCCGCCGTATATGCACCCTGCGCCGTGCCACACCACCCAAACCAGTTATCAGCACCACAGTGGAGTAGTGCTGCATTGGTcaagcgagcgagcgagcgagcgcgCACGCTTACCTGTGGCGGCGTAGCACCTGCCATTTTGGTAGCCGCGGACGCTGCTGCCGCAGCTGGACGCCGGCGCGCCCGGCTTGTCGCCGTCCACGCTGTCCCCGGCGGCCACCAGCCTGAGCTTCGCCCGGCGGGTCAGCACCAGGATGACCGCCACGGCCACGAGCAGCACGAGCCCTATGGCCAGCGCCGAGAGCGGCAGTATGGCGAAGAGAGGGTTGGAGCGGCCGTCGTCACCGCCGCGCCGCAGAGGCGCCGGCCAGGGCGACAGGGGCCAAGGCGCGAGGAGCGCGTCGGCGGCGACGTCGGCGGCGGCGAGCGGAGACGGGGCCGGCGGCGAGGGGCTGAACGCTGACACGCCTGCCATCCCGGCCCGAGGATGGCTGGCCGGGTGAGCACCGAGTAGCAGAGCACTCGGCAGCTGCAGCAAGTGGTGGAGCGGTGTACAGGGAGATAAAGGGTGTGTAGCGTACCCGCGGAGGGAGATATTATAGGAGACGAGGGGCGCGCGAGAAGAGCGTAGGGTGGGGTGTCCTCTGAATCTACTACTACCTGAACTGAATGTTGCCCAGCAGTACTTTTGCTTTGCATTCCCTGCGCAGCCTGCAACAGCCCGGTAGCTCGCCGGGCCAAACGCCGGTGCGGCCGATGTGGACGGGGGGCGGTAGATGCGTGCGGGCGGGCAAGGCGCCGAAAAGGAAGAGGACCGGGCACGGCGCACATCACATGCGGCCACCGTTAAATTCCCGGCTCGTGAGCGTCGTTTGGTTGCGTCTCGCGTTGCGCGCGCGCGCGCACGCACGGGAAGCAGCCCTGCGGGCGAAGGTGGCAAAGGGCGCTGGCTGGTCCCGGCGGCCGCGCTTATTAACTCTGCCGTAATACGGACGTCTGACGTCTAGAAGTTGCCTCTTCTGATGGTCAGGTCAGGGGGCCGTATCGTATTCGTAGCAGTACCGCCAGGGTATGTGCATCGCACACGTGAGCTGGCCTGGTCTCGTCGCATCATCGTAGGTTTAACGTCTCTCGCGAGGTAGATTGGGTTTTACCGCCCCGAGGTTCGGTTCGGGAAGCAGACAAGGTTGATGACAGAGATGAGCCGCGCATATCCGTAGCGATTTCGCTGCGTAGATCCATCCACCGAACCCTCCGTCTCGGACGTGGTGTACGCTTTCCATGCATGCGCCAACAAATGCCGCGCCTGCTTCCAACAAATAACTCACGCGACTGCCTTCGTCACGTACTAATGAGCAATGCTACGTCTATGTAAACGTTTACATACGTTTATGTGATAGCCTGACTTGGcaataattaattaaattaagAGAAGGATGAGGCTCATCCATCCCTAAAAATCAGGAAAGGCATGTTTAGATTAGTTAAAAGGTTTAGTAAACTTTGTAGGCTTTAGTAGGTCTAACATTTTCACGTACTAATGTTCTTTTTTTGGACTACTGTTACTGGCATTATTATTATATCACTTTACCCATCCCGTGCCAGTACATGTCCTTCTAACGTAGTGTTAGGAACCAATGAAAGCGCGAGAGACGGAATTGGCACTTCCGCTTCTTTCCCGAACTCTAGCTGCGCATAACCAGTTCGGGAAAGATCAACGATATAACATTGTGCGCTTCTTTCCCGTGATTCCTAAACCCTGTTTCTTCCCCGCaagcataaaaaaattgaaagaaAATATTTATACGAATCTTCGTGTAATATCAATGATATAAAATTTAGACGTGCAAAGTAACGTATCTTTTCATCATTAGTAAACAAAGCAGCAATATAATTCAGTTTCATGAGGTGTTcgataatttttttattttcataaccatgaaaaggatccgaCTCTACTATACGAGTCAATTCAGGTTCCATaaagaattcatagtccttatcagtgacaaatataggagaagtggtAAATTTacgatcatgtttcatttttttattatagatttttcttttagtttgcatagtagtttcttcaaatcattcctatcttcacaagaaataaagtccctagctacttcccaTCCATAACATAATTTTCAGGTACATagggcaattcatatctattagaagAGCGATGTGTAGcaggtgattcaaaatcttcaagcattttcaagttctctaGCTTTAGCAAGATGAGCATCAAGTAGTTCAAACAGTGGCACCATTTCattttcatcaaatatagcagtaGTGTCgtcattaatttcagaagtagcataatcaagttcatgtgacattTCAGGACGACAagtggtggtgtaacaagctgattTAAAATAATAGGTGAATTAAAaccacagctagatggcagttccttacctcctctcgcgcGAGAGGGTATGATCTTAGTTCGAGTatattttagattcttcatagtagcaattggatatcctcatgttaatacaataaatatagctatgctccgtgATAATGACATCAGAAAAAGGTCTtcataacccataagtataggggatcgcgacagtcttcatgggtagtatttcaccctagtttattgattcaacacaaggggagccaaataatatgtataggccttgacagttgagttgtcaatccaATCGCATGTGGGATATATCTTTGTAGCAAAAGGTTTAGTAGCACGGCAAAAGATAGTAGTAGCGGTAACACTGATAGCAACTATTTTGGTAAcgatggtaacagtagcaattgagtagcaggtgtgacagtagcAGAAGCAGCAGTAGTAACTAAGCAAGATTCGGTATttgtaaagcgtaggcacataGATCAGCGATGAaaatatatggatgacatcaatcatgtgacaattacacactagagcgacacagaactagctccaattcatcaatgtaatgtaggcatgtattccgtatatggtcatacgtgcttgcgataagaacttgca encodes:
- the LOC123441905 gene encoding PTI1-like tyrosine-protein kinase 2; amino-acid sequence: MAGVSAFSPSPPAPSPLAAADVAADALLAPWPLSPWPAPLRRGGDDGRSNPLFAILPLSALAIGLVLLVAVAVILVLTRRAKLRLVAAGDSVDGDKPGAPASSCGSSVRGYQNGRCYAATGCIYGGRLGPLGLAVVQPRSRGAQVFTYRELERATDGFGEGNVLGRGAYGVVFRGRLGDGTPAAVKRLQLDPRRQGEREFRVQVDLLSRMHSPHLVGLLGYCADQSHRLLVFEFMPNGSLKGHLHPAAGVDARPALDWQTRLGIALDCARALEFLHEHTSPAVIHRDFNCSNVLLDHNYRARVSDFGTAKVGSNKANGQVVTRVLGTTGYLAPEYASTGKLTTKSDVYSYGVVLLELLTGRVPVDTQRPPGQHVLVSWALPRLTNRERLVQMVDPALKGQFAVKDLIQVAAIAAMCIQTKAEYRPLMTDVVQSLIPIVKKSPAMSCSSTPARPLQHVVYMSPAAGSNTS